The DNA region ATGAAGGACGAATACATTGGTTACAGAGCCGAAGCACGTTTTATACGTGCATACTGCTATTCCATGCTTTGTGATTTGTTTGGTTCCGTGCCCTATGTTGACGAACATACAGGTGTGAAGGAAATTCCGGTTCAGTATACCCGTAAGCAGATATTTGAATATGCGGAAAGTGAATTGCTGGCTGTTGAGAATGAACTGAAAGCTCCGGGAGAAAACGAATACGGACGAATTGACCGTGTAGCCGACTGGTTCCTGCTGGCCCGTATGTATCTGAATGCTGAGTCTTGGATTCATGAAAATAAATACCAGGAGGCATATACGTATGCGAAGAAGGTAGTTACAGACGGACACTATCCGCTGGCTTCCGACTATCGTGAAATCTTCCTGGCGGATAACAAAACCTGCAAGGAGATCATCTGGGGACTGGTACAGGACGGACAGCGTGCCCAAAGTTCAGCCGGAACAAACTTCTACGTAAAAGCTTTCGTGAATGGTCCGATGGACGAATTGTATAAGACAGGAGTCGGTTCGCGAGGTTGGGGTAATGTCCGTGCCAAGATGACACTGGTAGACGCCTTTGATGCGGATGATGTGGCGTTTGATGTCAATGATACCTGGGGTAACGGAAAGAAAGATAAACGTGCCCAGTTCATGACCGCCCTTCCGAATCAGGTGAAGGAAACCTGGGACTCGGAACTGAACATGACCAGTACCTTTACTTGTGGCTATGGCTATATCAAATGGAGAAATGTGACCAAGGATGATCAGCTCTGTGCTTCGGGCGATGCTTATACCTCTATTGATTTCCCGTTGTTCCGCACCGCTGATGCTTATCTGATGGCTGCCGAGGCTATCTTGCGTGGAGCAAATGGTACGGAAACGGAAGCATTAGGCTACGTCAATGAAGTCCGGTCCAGAGCGTATATGTCCGGTAAATATGCGAAGAGCGGCGTTCGTTCGGATGTTTCAGGAGAAATCGCCCTCAATGAGCTTTCTTTGAACTTTATCCTGAGCGAGCGTCAGAAAGAGCTGGCATCCGAGCTGACCAGGCGCACTGACCTGATCCGTTTCGGTAAATATACGAAAGGCAATAACTGGGACTGGAAGAACGGTATCCGTCTGGGTGGAGATGTGGACGACAAGTATAAGTTGTTCCCGATACCGGAAAGCGAATTGACCAACAACCCGGCGTTGAATCAGAATGACGGTTATAAACAATAAATGAAGAAATAGAATGAGACTGAAACAATTACTGTTATGTGGTATGATGTGGATGTGCTGTGTTCCGCTTGGGGCGCAGACATCCAAAGAAGAGATGTTTTCTACCATTGAGAAAACGGGTGGCGTCTATTGGGCTTATCCACTTGATTTTGCACCGCAAACCCGGGCTCCCAAAGGATATAAACCATTCTACGTGAGCCACTATGGACGGCATGGTTCCCGTTATTTGATTGGCGACCGTGATTATAAATGGCTGGTGGACCTTTTTGAAGAAGCGCATCGTGAGGGTGCACTTTCAGACTTGGGAGAAGATGCCCGGCAGCGTTTGCTGAAGGTGTGGGAAGAAGCGGAAGGCCATGGAGGTGATCTGACCCCATTAGGTGTCCGTCAGCACCGTGGAATTGCGGAAAGAATGTATGCTGCATTTCCTGAAGCCTTTAAGGGCAGCCCTTCCATTTCTGCCCGTTCTACCGTTGTGTTGCGTTGTGCGATGAGTATGGTGGCTTTTGGTGATCGTTTGAAGGAACTGAATCCCAATCTGCGCATTTCTTATGAGGCCAGCCATAAGTATATGGACTACTTGAATTTCCATACGGACGAATCCAACCGCTTTACTTCTTCCACTGACGGTCCGTGGGCTGAAGAATACAGAAAGTTTGAAGATGTCCACACCAATCCCGACCGGTTGATTGCTTCTTTATTTAAGGACAAGCGTTTCATACTGAAGAAAGTGAATCCGAAGGAAGTGATGTGGGGTATGTACTGGGTGGCGAGTGATATGCAGAATGCAGAGACAAAGGTTTCTTTCTATGATTTGTTTCAGCCCCAGGAACTGTTTGATTTGTGGCAGTGTATCAACTATCGTTTCTATGTGGGCAATGCAAATCATGCAGACGGGAAAGGGATTGTTGTAGCCAATGCGAAATCATTGTTGCAGAATATTTTGGATAGCGCCAATGAGGCTATTCAGAAGGGAGGCATAGCTGCTACCCTTCGCTTCGGGCATGATGGCAATGTGATTCCTTTGGTGGCATTGATGCAGATAGAGAATTGTAATGTTGCCGTAGATGATCCTTACGAGGTGTATAAAGTGTGGAGTGACTTTAAGGTAGTCCCTATGGCCGCTAATGTGCAGATTGCCTTCTTCCGGAATGAAAAAGGAAACGCGGATGATATTCTGGTTAAGATACTGCATAATGAGCATGAAGTACACATTCCGGTACAGACCGACCAGTTTCCTTTCTATAAATGGAGCGATGTGGAGAGCTACTACCGGAACTTATTGAAATAAAGCACAATTTTAAAGTTAACAATATTGAGACTACTAATTGGGAAGTGTGCCGATGGGATATCGGTACACTTCTTTTGCTAATATAATGTTAATGCTTTCCTGTTTATATGCTATTTCATAAGAAAACCTTTATCTTTGCACCCGAAAATGAAATGTGGAAAGATTTGAGTAGCTTGCAACCACAGAAAAAAATGCTAAAACACATCCTTTTCTGACGATGCTCCGAGCATCGGGATATGCATGTCTACTCACCATCAGATCCCCCGCTTTTCATTCTTTAATTATTCATTCTTTAATTTAGAAGTATGGGATATTTATTCACATCCGAATCGGTGTCAGAAGGACACCCCGACAAAGTGGCCGATCAAATATCGGACGCTGTGCTTGACAAACTGTTGGCTTACGACCCCAGTTCGAAAGTAGCTTGCGAAACTCTGGTAACTACCGGACAGGTGGTACTGGCTGGAGAAGTGAAAACCAAAGCGTACGTTGATCTGCAACTCATTGCGCGCGAAGTAATTCAGAAAATCGGCTATACCAAAGGCGAGTACATGTTCGAAAGTAACTCGTGCGGCGTATTGTCCGCCATTCATGAGCAAAGCCCCGACATTAACCGTGGTGTGGAACGTCAGGACCCTATGGAACAGGGGGCAGGCGACCAAGGCATGATGTTCGGTTATGCTACTAACGAAACAGAAAACTATATGCCTCTTTCGCTCGACCTGGCACATCGCATCTTGCAAGTGCTGGCCGACATCCGTCGCGAAGGTAAAGAGATGACTTATCTCCGTCCGGACGCCAAGAGTCAGGTAACTATTGAATATGATGATAACGGTACGCCTGTCCGCATCGATACAATTGTAGTTTCTACCCAGCATGATGATTTCATCCAGCCTGCCGACGACAGCGAAGCCGCCCAGCTGAAAGCGGATGAAGAAATGCTTGCCACTATCCGTCAGGATGTCATCAATATCCTGATGCCACGTGTCATTGCTTCTATTCATGCAGAGAAAGTACTTGCATTGTTCAATGACCATATCACCTATCACGTTAATCCTACCGGAAAGTTCGTTATCGGCGGACCTCACGGAGATACCGGTCTGACGGGACGTAAGATTATCGTGGATACCTACGGTGGTAAAGGTGCTCACGGTGGTGGCGCTTTCTCCGGTAAGGACCCCAGTAAGGTAGACCGTAGTGCCGCTTATGCAGCCCGTCATATTGCCAAGAACCTGGTGGCAGCCGGTGTAGCTGACGAAATGCTGGTACAGGTGTCTTATGCTATAGGTGTGGCTCGTCCCATTAATATCTATGTCAATACTTATGGCCGCGGCCATGTAAACATGAGCGATGGTGAGATTGCGAAGAAGATAGATGAACTTTTTGATCTTCGCCCGAAGGCTATTGAAGATCGCCTGAAGCTTCGTAATCCGATTTATCAGGAGACTGCTGCTTACGGACATCTGGGACGTGAACCGCAGATTGTTACCAAGCACTTCAAGTCTCGTTACGAAGGTAACAAAGATGTGGAGGTGGAACTTTTCACTTGGGAGAAACTGGATTACGTGGACAAGGTGAAAGCCGCTTTCGGTCTGTAATCTTTCTCTGGTTTTGTAATCAGCGTAGCTTTACAAGCTATTTATATAGAAGCCGCCCTGTTTCCTTTCGTATTGCGAAAGGAGGGGGCGGCTTCTTATTGATTCTATGATAGTAAAAATTGATTGGCGGGCATCAGCCGGATATGTTTTCCGTCTTCTTCAAAAGAATCGGTCTGATTAGTTGTTACAATAATACCTTCCGACAGATTGAATGCTTTCATAGTTTATTGGCAAATGATTTCATTTGTTGCCGGCAAACGAATCTTTTCCTTTGGTTGTTTTTAGGGGGGGGCAAAATGCTTGTGGAGTGAAATGATAAATTGATTTTTATTTATTGATATCTTAATCAAATTGATGCTATTTCTTTGTTTTATGTGATTATGCCCATTTGTCAATCTTGCATTATAGGATATCCTGTGAATAAATAAGGAATGTAAATTCGTTATTTCTGCATATTCTTGCGTGTTTTAGGGCTTCTTATGCAGAAAAGGGTTACTACTTACGGGTGAAAGGGTTACTACTTATAGGTGATATCATTACTACTTACGGTCAAAAGGGTTACTACTTACTAGTAATACACTTATTTGTATTGGCTATTTCTCTTATATTTGTGTTTTTAGGGTGGTGTTTTACTCTAAAAGAAGTGTAAGTATTTCGATATATTATTAATAATCTGTGGCTTGCTGAATTTCGTTTGTCTCTTTTTACCTCCATGGTCAGTTATTCGGGAATAATGCATTCTCAGGCAATTGGAAATACAAAGTGTCAAAATGATAGTGTGATACTAATTATGTTTCAACTGCTTACTTTCTAACTGGCTTTTTCCATGATTTGTTGCTATCTTTGCAGTATTGAAACGAGAAGTCTAATATAGCATGAAAAAACTGTTACCCGCTTTCCTATTCTTTATATCATTTACTATGCTGCTAGGGGCATGCGGAAGAGATTCTCATGCTGTCAGCTCTATTCTGTTATTGGCTGATTCGTTGATGCAATCGCGTCCTGACAGTTCGCTGCAATTATTGGAGGAGGTTTCTGCACCGCAGAAGATGGGGAAAACAGACAGGGCATGGTATGCCTTGCTGCTTACGCAGGCGAAGTATAAGAATTATGTGTCGCTGGAGAATGATTCTTTGATACAGGTAGCTGTGGATTATTTTGAAAAGAACAGTGATAGAGAGCGATTGGCAAAATCTTATTTTTATACCGGATGTGTGTATCGGGAGCAAGAAGACATATCTACTGCCATAAATTTATATTTGAAGTCATTGAGGACTATGCCGCAAGGAGGTGACTCGGTATTTTTGTCTATGGTATATAACGATTTGGGAGATTGCTATACAGACCAAAATATGGAAGAGACAGCAAGAAACATGTATAAGCAGGCTTATGCTATAAATGTGAGTAATCATGATACTTTACGTGCATTTCACAATCTGAATGGTATTGGTGGTACTTTTTTGCTTGAACTTCAACTTGACAGTGCATTAAATTATTATCAACAGGCACTGGAAATGGCACTTTCACTGGATTATCCGGTGTTGTTGGGCGCCATATATAAGAATTTATCCGGAGTTTATAATGAGCAGGGAGAGTATGGACAGGCCAATGATTGTATTTCAAGAGCCATGCCTTATTTGTTAGATATAGAAAGCTTAACCTCTGCCTATTCTTTGAAAGGTGATATTTTGTATAATCTGGGTAAGAAAGACTCAGCCTTTTATTATTGGAATTTAGGAAAGGAATCTTCTGATATATATACAAAGACCTCAAATTATTATAGTATATATCAAGCCAATAAAGAGCTTTCTAATTGGAAAGATGCGATTTTAAATGTTGATTCTTTCATCGTTTATTATGATTCGATTCAGAGAATGAATGACCGTGCGGAGATTAACGAGTTAATGGATAAACATTTATTGGAATTGCATAAGTATAAACTCTCTGTTGAACATAGAAGAACAATGAATCTCCTGATTATATTATCCTTATTTATTGTTTTAGTATTAAGCCTTATATTGATGTGGAGGGATAGATGCAGGAAGAACAGATATATCGTTTTACAGAAACAACTGATGGAGAATCGTGCGGAAATATTGTTACATGGAAAAGATATCTGTGAAGAAGGAAATAGCAAGTTGCATGAATTGAAAGAGTTAAGGATTGATATTTGCATTTCTTTATTTAGATCAACTGAGGGGGGTAGGAAATTGACAGAATTAATGAAAGCAAAACCAAAAGAGCGTATTAGTATTATTCATAACCACAGGGTGTTGATTCTTGATGATATTAGAAGCGCATTTGCAGATATCATGAAGGATTTGAATGCTTGTTGTTCTTCTTTGACTATGAATGATTTGTTATATTGCGTATTAATCATACTTCATTGTCCAAAAGAAATTGTTATGGACGTAATGAATACTACTGCCGACGCAATAAAAACACGGAAAAATAGAATTAAGAATAAAATGGATAAGGGACTTTTTGAGAAAGTATTTATGTCTGATAATGTGTGATTTATATATTGTCTGTTACATACTTGGATTTCTCTGTTACCATTGTTACCACGTAATATTTTGTTGTTAGATGAAAGTTGTGTTTATTCGAGGCATCAAATAATTAAATCTTATACTACATGAAAACAACATTTTTACTTTCGCTCTTATTCGCTTTGTTCTCTCTAAATATTTATGCAGAACAAATGGTATCTATCAAACAGATTAATTTAAAAAAATCTCTTAAGGGAAAGGGAGCGCAACAGCCCGGAACACGTTCTTTAGAACCATTGAATGTCTTTGCCTATTTTAATCCTGATAATACTGCTTTGACTATTAATTTAGATTGCGTATATACTGAAGTAACGGTTTTGGTAAAAAGTATTTTGACAGGTGAAACTATTCAGTCTGAATTGTACTTTACTCCGACCAATATATTTGTGAATATGTCCGAAGTGGAGAATGGAAAATACTTATTAGAAATTTCTTTCGGAGAAACCTTGTTATCAGGAGAATTCAGTATCGAATAAACATTACGCATTATGAAAAAGGATAAACGGATATCTAAACGGGTAGCGCTTATATTTCTGCTATCTGTAGTTTTATCTATGTGGGCAGGTCTGGATATTTGTGCGCAGCGTATCAAATATACCTACGACAATGCCGGAAACCGGTTGACTCGCCAAAAGGAGATTGTCGTACAGACAAGGGGTGCTTTGAGTGATGAAGAGGAGCCATCGGTATACGAAGAAGAGCTTTCGGAAACTAAAGTAACTATTTATCCCAACCCTACCCGTGGTATGCTCAAAGTTGATATCTCAGGAGTTGAAAAGTTTGAGAATGCTCGAATATCCCTCTATGATCTTACCGGAAAGTTGTTGCAGCAGTGGGCGGGTATATCCCAATCCAATGAAATTGATTTATCCGAACGGACTCCGGGAATGTATATCATGCAGGTTGCCTACAATGGCAAGATTAGCAGTTGGAAGATAATTAAAGAATAAGATAACCTTAAAACACACTTCTCCATGAAAACACATTTATTATTCATATTTTCCTTTTTATTATTTCCACTTATTGCCCATGCGCAACAGGGAAATACTAGATCATATCCAATTGAAGTTGGCACTTATAATTCTGAGTTTGATTATTCAGATTCACAAAACACGGAAGATTTTACAAACAATTATACGGGGCGACCTTCCAATGATGTTTTTTATAAATTTACTATAAGTACTAGGATGAAGGTCATCATGAAGCATTGCGAATCAGAGCTTTCTGATACCTATTTGAGCCTTTTGGATGCTTCCGGAAAATTAATTGACTATAACGATGATGCTGACTTTTCCATAGGCTGTGGCGGTGGTGCTGGAGAGGCTTATTTATCAAAGATACTGGATGCCGGCACATACTACGTCGTGGCAGAAGGATATGAAGAGAACGGAGTTATTACTACTCAAATAACTGGGATGTTTTTATCTTCAGAAGGGGATAGTCAGCAGAATGCTATTGACGCCGGTACTTACAACAAGAGTTTTGACTATTCTGATATACAGAATATGAATCTTTTTTCTAATCAGTATGCAGCCGGAGAACAAGAGGATGTTTTTTATAAGTTCACATTAACCCGTAAAATGATTGTAACAATAACTCATTGCGGATCAATGGTCTATGAAACTTGCGCCTATCTGTTGAATGCCGCGGGAGGTGTCATTGCTTCCAATGATTATTATTCAGATGATGGTCACTGTTCTTCATCCTCTCATGCTTTTATACAGAGAACCTTAGAACCGGGCACCTATTATATAGTATCGGAAGGATATGATACAGCGGAACTTATTACTACCAATATTACCGGATATGCCTCGGAAGACTTTGATTATCCGGACATTCCCATCACATATAGTGCGGAACAGGAAGCCGTTGGCTCTCTTGGTGGAACTTTTGATGTATCGGCTACCGGAGCAGCTACGTATTCAATTCCTATTAAAATTCCGCAAGGTGTAGGAGGTATGCAACCTACGCTTGCTATCATTTATAATAGTCAGGCAGGAAATGGAATGTTGGGTTGGGGATGTAATTTGTCGGGAATGTCAGTTATAACTCGCGGTCCGAAGGATATGTATCATGACGGTACAGCCAAGGCATTGACTTTTTCCGCCGATGAGGCTTATTATCTGGACGGTAAACGCTTGATTTATTCTTCTGGCACTATAGGGCAAGAGGGAGCCGTATATTATTTGGAATCCGATCCTTTTACTAAAGTGATTGTTCATGGCACATACACTGCTTCTACAGCTAATACATGGTTTGAAGTGCAATCTTCTACCGGGCAGATATGCTATTATGGAAATACAACCGGTGCTCGACAAAGCTACACAGCTGGTAATTCTCCCAGAATCTATGCATGGTATCTGGATTACGTGGAAGATCCGTTGGGTAATTACATGAATTATACCTATAATAAGTGGAGTTACTGCATGTATCCCAACACTATAATGTATGGAAATAATAAGAATGGGAGTACCGGTTTACAGAATACGGTTACTTTCAGTTATGAAACTCGCTCCAATGATCCACAGCTATTTGTTATTGAAGGCGTAAAAGGAACCATGGATCGTAGGCTGAAAACCATTACAAGCAAAACGGGAAATTCGGTTTACCGTGTTTATGACTTGCAATACAATACCACCGGTGATGCTTCCGGTACTAAATATTCACGTCTGACAAGTGTTACGGAGAGGAATGGTGCCGGCGATGTTATGCAACCGGTTAAGCTAAATTGGTCTTATTTGCCTTCCCTATATAGTATTCCTGTTTCTCCTCAAGTGAATGCTGCTTCTGTTTATCCGGCTGTCGCATTTTCTGAACAGCAATTTATTGCTGGTGATTTCAATGGAGATGGTTTGACGGATATGATGGGAATCTCTCCTGTAAAGATACCGACAGGTACGAATTCTTGGACCTATGATACTTACGCTTATATATATTGGGCCTCATTGGATTCTTCCGGAAATGTCCGATTTGTTGACGGAACGAATTATCGTCTTGGAGCAAGTTTTCAATTGTCTGACATGCAAGAATACAAAGCGGGATCGTCCGTCATCGATTTTGATGGAGACGGTCTGAATGAATTTGTAGTACCACATGTAAGCATCAATGATCATTGGAAGCAAATAGCTTTTTATGTTTATGGAAACACGGTTCAGGGGGCTTTCGGATACAACTTGCAGCACAGTAGTGAAATGCCCGCCTATGCTACCGGTGATTTTAATAATGACGGAAAAGGAGATATCGTTTTCATAGAAAAGGGACACAGTGGCAACAAGTATCCGGGCGAGATTATTGGACATAATTCCGGAACATCTTTATACCGCACGGCATTTAGCCTTACCTTGCCTTCTAATCCCGATAAGGTATTCGTATCTGACCTTAACGGTAACGGGCTGGAAGATATGATGATAATTTATAATGGAGGCTATACCATTTTTTGGAATCAGGGTAATGGAATTACGGGAACTACTTTTTCGGATGCCAAGAAGACTACAGGAACCAATGTCTCTAAGGTGTGGATGATTCGTTCCGGTGATTTTAATGGTGATGGCTTAATGGATATACTAATGAACAGTACCGGTGAAAGTAGTTGGTATTTTGCCTTGAATAATGGCAATGGAACTTTTACTAAGTCGCAGGCATGCACATTAGGGCTTTACGATCAGAGCTTCACTTCAAAAGATGATTCAAGGTTTGATTGCCTTATATATGATTTCGATCTTGACGGGAAATCGGATGTGGTGATAACCAAGGCCATGTATGATAAGAAGAGCGCTATATTTCAAGGTTCTTGGGGTGAGTTCAATAAAACTTATACCTATTGGATGCATTCTACAGGAAGTGCGCTTACCATAGTGCGTTCGGCGACTTCTAACAGAGATGAAGATGCTCTTTCATCCCGCTATCTGGTGGGTGACTTCAACGGTGACGGTCAGATGGAACTGATGAATTATGGTTACAATTGTTATAATAGTAGTAATTCAAACAGAGACCCTGTATGGCGATTATACCCTAATAGTAGTTACAATACAGACAAAGGTAAGGTAACTTCTGTTACCGGTGGCTATGGCAGTGTGACGAATATTACTTATGCCTCCCTTGTCAATGGCGGTATCTATACCAAAGGTACGGGTAGCAGTTATCCTGTTGCCGATTATACTTTGCCTTTGCATGTAGTAAAGAAAGTAAATTCGGATAATGGTGCGGCAGGCAGAACAATGACAACTAACTATCGGTACAGTGGCCTTAAAATGCATTTGCAAGGAAAAGGGCTGTTGGGAATGTCTTCCATGATAGCTGAGAATATGACGTTGGGGACAGTTTCTGAATCTGGTGTAAAAGCATGGAATACTTCCTTCTATATACCATCTGCTACCTATACTAAAAATACCATAGACGGCAGTACGGCTGAAACTAACTCTACGCTGGTTATTGTGGATAAAGGCTCCAGGAAATACTTTGCTTACCCTTCATCTACTACAGAGAAGGATTTGGATGGCAATATGGTTACTACCACTCGTCAGTTCAATACTACCTACGGTTACATGACCCAGGAAAAGGCGGACTATGGCAATAATATGTATCGCACTGTTCAATATGGCGACTATATCCTTGCCGGAAAAACCTATCAGCCCCAGCTGATCACAAAGGTACAGAAGCATACGGACGACTCGTCGACTTTCACGCAGAAGACTGAAATCACGTATAATACCTCTAAAGGATATAAGACGAAGACTGTTGAAAATTATGGTTCCTCTTTACCCTTTACCACCGAATTCACCTACGATACTTGGGGAAACGTGAAGACGGAGAAAATCAGCGGCTCTGGAGTTTCCGCCCTTACCAGCAACTATGATTATGATGCAACGAAACGTTTTATCGCTAAAACTTCTACTAATCCGTCGTCATCCATTATTGCTTATACATATGATACTTGGGGAAATGTCCTGACGGAAACAGACGAAAGTGATACTTCCAATAAGTTAACAACTAGGCATACGTTTGATGGATGGGGGAACAGACTGTCTACTCTTTTTCCCGACGGTACTAAGAGAAGTTATCTGAGTGGTTGGAATGTCAATTCAAGTAAACGATTCTTTACGCTTGCCCAAGCTACGGGAGAGCCCTGGGTAAAAACTTGGTACGACAATCAGGGGCGTGAGGTATTGGTAGAAACAATCGGTCCCAAAAGTATGTCCATTAAAGAGGCTACGACTTATAACAACAAAGGGCTGGTCACTCAGAAAAAGACAGAAACTGGCAATCTTACCACAACGGAGAACTATACGTATGATGCTCGTGGGCGAGTGCTGACCCAAACAAGCAGTGCAGGGAGATCCGTTTCTTACGCTTATGGGAACCGTACAGTATCGAGCACCACAAACGGGAAAACTTATACCCAAGTTTATGATCCCTGGGGTGGAGTGAAATCCGTGACCGATCCGGTTTCCAGCATTGCCTATACTTATAAGTCATTGGGAAAACCTCAAAAGATAGTCACAGGTGGAGCTACTTTCACTATGACCTATTATGACACGGGCAAGCAAAAGACGCTGACCGATCCCAATGCAGGTACCATAACCTATACGTATGACGCTGCCGGACGATTGAAAACTCAGGTTGACGGGAAAGGTAAAACCACGACAAATACCTATGATGTGTTGGGGCGTATGACCTCTTCCGTGGCGGATGGTGTAACTACTACCTATACCTATGGAACGTCCGGCAACAACTTGCTGCGTCTGACAAAGGAACAGACGGGTAATAATTACACGACTTACACGTATGATAATTACGGTCGTACGAGGACTGAGACACGTCAAATAGAAGGAACAGGTGCTTTGGCATTTACTTACTCTTATAACTCACAGGGGCAACTGAGTAATATTGCCTATCCTGGATCTTTGACCGTCAGTCGCAACTATGACGCTTATGGTAATCTGCGACAGGTGCTGGCAGGTACGCAAAATATCTGGGAACTCACGGGAACTACCGGAACTGTCACTACTACCAAACTTGGTGGTACATTGATTTCTACCGAAACCCGTAATTCGCAAGGCTTACTTAGTAACCTGAAGACGATGAAAGGTACTACGTCGCTGCATAATATGAACTATGTGTTTGATGGTGCTACAGGCAATCTTACTTCGCGTACGGGTATGATTGGGCAAACGGAAACCTTCACTTATGACAGCGCAGATCGTTTGACTGTTGTGAAGCAAGGTAGTTCTACAGTCATGAATATGGGTTATCATGCCAATGGCAATATTGTTTCTAAAACAGGCTTGGGTTCATACAGTTATGACAAACCTCATGCGGTAAGTACCGTTGACAATACCGGCGGCCTGATTTCCGAGAATAACCAGACCATTGCGTATACTGCATTTGATAAAGTTTCCTCCATCAGTGAAACGGTCGGTTCGAACAATTACCTGTTGAACATCACGTATGGTCCTGATCGCCAACGTTGGAAATCTACGTTGAAGACGAACAATGCGGTTGCACGTACGACTGTATATGCGGGCGATTATGAGATGGTCACCGAAGGCGGTGTAACGAAACAATTATATTATCTTGGTGGCAATAACGGTTTGGTAGCGGTATATGTGAAACAATCCGGGCAGCCTGATAAGATTTATTATGCCCACAAAGACCATTTGGGCAGTGTTGTGAAGTTGACTGATAATGCAGGTACTGAGGTTTTCAAGGCTTCATACGATGTTTGGGGCAGACGTACGGTAGCTAATAACACCTTCAAGTTCCACCGTGGCTATACGGGACATGAACATCTGGATGAGTTCAAGCTGATAGACATGAACGGCCGTATGTATGATCCGTTACTGGCTCGTTTCTTGAGTCCTGATCCGTTTGTTCAGATGCCTGATTTCTCACAAAATTTCAATAGATATACTTATTGCTTAAATAATCCGTTAATATATACGGATCCGGATGGAGAGTTCTGGCATCTATTTATTGGTGCAGTTATTGGAGGAGCAATAAACTGGGTTGCCAATGGTGCGGATTTAAGCTGGGAAGGATTATCTTATTTTGCTACCGGTGCAGTTTCCGGTGCATTGACTGCCGCTTTCCCCGGTGCCGCTATTGGTATTACCGCCGGTACCGGTGCCGCAAACTCTGCGATTGGTCAAGGTTTTAACAATGGGTGGAAGAATATCAACCTGCAACAAGTTGCGTTTGATGGCATAATGGCTGGT from Bacteroides sp. MSB163 includes:
- a CDS encoding T9SS type A sorting domain-containing protein, with product MKKDKRISKRVALIFLLSVVLSMWAGLDICAQRIKYTYDNAGNRLTRQKEIVVQTRGALSDEEEPSVYEEELSETKVTIYPNPTRGMLKVDISGVEKFENARISLYDLTGKLLQQWAGISQSNEIDLSERTPGMYIMQVAYNGKISSWKIIKE
- a CDS encoding DUF3244 domain-containing protein, with the protein product MKTTFLLSLLFALFSLNIYAEQMVSIKQINLKKSLKGKGAQQPGTRSLEPLNVFAYFNPDNTALTINLDCVYTEVTVLVKSILTGETIQSELYFTPTNIFVNMSEVENGKYLLEISFGETLLSGEFSIE